In the genome of Sciurus carolinensis chromosome 3, mSciCar1.2, whole genome shotgun sequence, one region contains:
- the LOC124981394 gene encoding testis-expressed protein 19.2-like, producing MCPPVSVRHGREGMTCLYASWLYQIQHGDQLSVCFACFKVAFLDLKDMLESEDWEDEDWDPEAAELLEAGPEQEGSPGQPGHGGAEHWGPGALASAPAGAEEVGLDPLFVPTELEPQNAVPLGLGPEDADWTQALPWRFEGLPPCSHWPRPPSPWQHFPGVELPPGEPMVLELGTSRPVDPEEAEAWLLGLQVVSTVGCQDAVYLRRMVPGWALQAPGQRWKLLLDPGEVWVVRLQNPSQQQDLHRWKLSVLERAGQGAELVPADCALQRRGFTIVSYSPWSRREAEEGASAWRPRSCPQGQDASSPEAWGGVPGRPGESLAVVGASVLGEPPCFQPFRPGP from the coding sequence ATGTGCCCCCCGGTCAGCGTGCGCCACGGGAGGGAGGGCATGACCTGCCTGTACGCGTCCTGGCTGTACCAGATCCAGCATGGAGACCAGCTGAGTGTCTGCTTTGCCTGCTTCAAGGTTGCCTTCCTGGACCTCAAAGACATGCTGGAGTCGGAGGACTGGGAAGACGAGGACTGGGACCCTGAGGCCGCGgagctcctggaggcagggcccGAGCAGGAGGGGTCCCCGGGGCAGCCTGGGCATGGGGGCGCAGAGCACTGGGGTCCCGGGGCCCTGGCGTCAGCACCAGCGGGGGCGGAAGAGGTGGGCCTGGACCCCCTGTTTGTGCCCACCGAGCTGGAGCCTCAGAACGCGGTGCCCCTGGGCCTGGGCCCGGAGGACGCCGACTGGACGCAGGCCCTGCCCTGGAGGTTCGAGGGGCTGCCTCCCTGCTCGCACTGGCCACGCCCCCCTTCCCCGTGGCAGCACTTCCCGGGCGTGGAGCTGCCCCCAGGGGAGCCCATGGTGCTGGAGCTGGGCACCAGCCGGCCCGTGGACCCCGAGGAGGCCGAGGCCTGGCTGCTGGGCCTGCAGGTTGTGTCCACGGTGGGCTGCCAGGACGCCGTCTACCTGCGGAGGATGGTTCCGGGCTGGGCCCTGCAGGCCCCAGGCCAGCGCTGGAAACTGCTGCTGGACCCCGGCGAGGTGTGGGTGGTGAGGCTCCAGAACCCGTCCCAGCAGCAGGACCTGCACCGCTGGAAGCTGAGCGTGCTGGAGAGGGCGGGGCAGGGTGCAGAGCTGGTGCCCGCAGACTGCGCCCTGCAGAGGAGAGGCTTCACCATCGTCTCCTACTCACcctggagcaggagggaggcGGAGGAGGGCGCCTCAGCCTGGCGGCCACGGTCCTGCCCCCAAGGACAGGACGCCAGCAGCCCCGAGGCCTGGGGCGGTGTGCCCGGGAGGCCCGGGGAGAGCCTGGCTGTGGTGGGAGCCTCGGTCCTGGGGGAGCCGCCCTGCTTCCAGCCCTTCAGGCCCGGGCCCTGA